A window from Suncus etruscus isolate mSunEtr1 chromosome 18, mSunEtr1.pri.cur, whole genome shotgun sequence encodes these proteins:
- the LOC125996161 gene encoding LOW QUALITY PROTEIN: nuclear receptor coactivator 3-like (The sequence of the model RefSeq protein was modified relative to this genomic sequence to represent the inferred CDS: inserted 10 bases in 7 codons; deleted 1 base in 1 codon; substituted 4 bases at 4 genomic stop codons): MSGLGENALDPLAPDSRKRKLPCDTPGQGLTYSGEKWQWEQESKYIEELAELISANLSDIDTFNVKPDKCAVLKETVRQIRQIKEQGKAISNDDDVQKVDVSSTGQGVIDKDSLGPLLLQALDGFLFVVNCDGNIVFVSENVTQYLQYKQEDLVNTSVYSILHEEDXKDFLKNLPKSTVNGVTWTNETQRQKXHTFNCRMLMKTPHDILEDINTSPELCQRYETMQCFALSQPRTMMEEGEDLQSCMICVARHITTGERAFPSNPESFITRHDLSGKVVNIDTNSLRSSMRPDFEDIIRRCIQRFFSLNDGQSWSQKRHYQEAYIHGHAETPVYRFSLADGTIVSAQTNSKLFRNPVTNDRHGFVSTHFLQREQNGYRPNPNPVGXDIRPPAPGCSNSVGGMNVSPNQGFQMLNNRTYGLNDPSTAGQMSGTRYGTSSNITSMNAGPGMQSPSSYQNNNYGLNMSSPPHGSPGLDSNQQNIMISPRNRGSPKMALHQFSPVAGVNSPMGSSNNTGNLSFPSSSLSALQAISEGVGTSLLSTLSSPGPKLDNSPNMTINQPSKVNSQDSKSPLGLYCDQNPVESSLCPSNNNRDLSDKESKESSVEGSETQRGPLESKGHKILLQLLTCSSDERGHSSLTNSPLDXSCKDSSISVTSPSGVSSSTSGGVSSTSNMHGSLLQXKHRILHKLLQNGNSPAEVAKITAEATGKDTSSSSTASCVDGTVKQEQLSPKKKENNALLRYLLDRDDPSDTLSKELQPKVEALDSKPVLCSSSSLPSXSQEKDSKIKTETHEEGPGDLDNLDAILGDLTSADFYNNSIPTNGSNLGTKQQMFQGTNSLGLRSSPSVQPIRPPYNRAASLESPVTVGSSPPIKNTNVFSMLPKQTMLGGNPXMMDSQDNYVSNMGGPNRNMTMNQTPSSGEWGLPNSKTSRLESMSSNSMGRPAADYNLLRPSLGGXSMPLRSNSIPGARPMLQHQQQQQHQQQHQQQHQQQQHHHHHQQQQQQQMLQMXPGEIPMGMGVSPYGQVAPSNQPGSWPDGILSMEQGLHGTQNXPLLRNSLDDLLGPPSNLEGQNDERALLDQLHXLLSNTDATRLEEIDRALGIPELVNQGQALEPKQDVFQGQDATVLMDQKAALYGQMYPTQGPPMQGGFHLQGQSPSFNSMMNQMNQQGNFPLQGMHPRANIMRPQTNTPKQLRMQLQQRLQGQQFLNQSRQALEMKMENPTAGGAVVMRPIMQPQANFQQGFLNAQMVAQRSRELINHHIRQQRVAVMQQQQQQQQQQQQQQQTQAFSPPPNVTASPSMDGVLAGPAMPQAPPQQFPYPPNFGMGQQPDPGFGRLSSPPNAMMSSRMGPSQNPMMQHPQAAQMYQSSEMKGWPSGNSSVHSSFSQQQFAHQGTPAAYGMVHMNGSNGPLAQMNMSSMAMSGVPMPPDQKYC, from the exons ATGAGTGGGTTAGGAGAAAATGCATTGGACCCCCTGGCCCCTGATTCACGAAAACGCAAGTTGCCATGTGATACACCTGGACAAGGTCTTACCTACAGTGGTGAAAAGTGGCAATGGGAACAGGAGAGTAAATATATTGAAGAATTGGCTGAACTAATATCTGCTAATCTTAGTGACATTGACACTTTTAATGTCAAACCAGATAAATGTGCAGTTTTAAAAGAAACAGTAAGACAAATACGTCAAATAAAAGAGCAAGGAAAAGCTATTTCCAATGATGATGATGTTCAGAAAGTAGATGTATCTTCCACAGGACAAGGAGTTATCGATAAAGATTCCCTGGGACCACTTTTACTTCAGGCATTGGATGgcttcctgtttgtggtgaattGTGATGGAAACATTGTATTTGTGTCAGAAAATGTTACACAGTACCTGCAATATAAGCAAGAGGACCTGGTTAACACAAGTGTCTATAGTATCTTGCATGAAGAAGA AAAGGATTTTCTTAAAAACTTACCAAAATCTACAGTTAATGGAGTTACTTGGACAAATGAGACCCAGAGACAAA AGCATACATTTAATTGCCGTATGTTGATGAAAACACCTCATGACATCCTGGAAGATATAAATACAAGTCCTGAACTATGCCAGAGATATGAAACAATGCAGTGCTTTGCTCTGTCTCAGCCGAGAACTATGATGGAAGAAGGGGAAGACTTGCAGTCCTGCATGATTTGTGTGGCACGGCACATTACCACAGGAGAAAGAGCATTTCCATCAAACCCTGAGAGCTTTATCACTAGACATGATCTTTCAGGTAAAGTGGTCAATATAGATACAAATTCACTGAGATCCTCCATGAGACCAGACTTTGAAGATATCATCCGCAGGTGTATTCAG agattttttAGTCTTAATGATGGGCAGTCATGGTCCCAGAAACGGCACTATCAAGAAGCCTATATAC ATGGCCATGCAGAAACCCCAGTGTATCGATTTTCTTTGGCAGATGGAACCATAGTATCTgcacaaacaaac agtaaactcTTCCGAAATCCTGTAACAAACGATCGTCATGGCTTTGTTTCAACCCATTTTCTTCAGCGGGAACAGAATGGGTATAGACCAAATCCTAATCCTGTGGGATAAGACATTAGACCTCCAGCACCTGGGTGCAGCAATTCAGTAGGTGGCATGAACGTGTCACCAAACCAAGGCTTTCAGATGCTGAACAATAGGACATATGGCTTGAACGATCCCAGTACTGCTGGGCAGATGAGTGGAACTAGGTATGGAACTTCCAGTAACATCACTTCAATGAATGCTGGACCAGGCATGCAGTCCCCATCCTCCTACCAGAATAACAACTATGGTCTGAACATGAGCAGCCCCCCACACGGGAGTCCTGGTCTTGACTCCAACCAGCAGAATATCATGATTTCTCCACGAAATCGTGGGAGTCCGAAGATGGCTTTACATCAGTTTTCTCCTGTTGCAGGTGTAAATTCTCCCATGGGATCTTCTAACAATACTGGGAACCTCAGCTTTCCTAGCAGTTCTCTCAGTGCCCTTCAAGCTATCAGCGAGGGTGTGGGGACTTCTCTTTTATCCACTCTGTCTTCACCTGGTCCCAAATTGGACAACTCTCCCAATATGACTATTAACCAACCAAGTAAAGTAAATAGTCAGGATTCTAAGAGTCCCTTAGGCTTATATTGTGACCAGAATCCAGTGGAAAGTTCATTGTGCCCATCTAATAATAACAGGGATCTCAGTGACAAAGAAAGTAAGGAGAGCAGTGTCGAAGGGTCTGAGACTCAGAGGGGTCCTCTGGAAAGCAAAGGCCATAAAATATTACTGCAGTTACTAACCTGCTCTTCTGATGAGCGAGGTCATTCCTCCCTGACCAACTCTCCCTTGG CAAGTTGTAAAGACTCTTCCATTAGTGTCACCAGCCCCTCTGGTGTCTCCTCTTCAACATCTGGAGGTGTGTCTTCCACTTCCAATATGCATGGGTCACTGCTGC GAAAGCACCGGATTTTGCACAAGTTGCTGCAGAATGGGAATTCACCCGCTGAAGTAGCTAAGATCACAGCAGAAGCCACTGGGAAGGACACCAGCAGTAGTAGTACAGCATCTTGTGTGGATGGAACTGTCAAGCAGGAGCAATTAAGTCCtaagaagaaggaaaataatgcTCTGCTTAGGTATTTGCTGGACCGGGATGACCCTAGTGACACACTATCAAAAGAGCTTCAGCCCAAAGTGGAAGCTCTGGATAGTAAGCCAGTTTTATGCAGCAGCTCCTCCCTTCCCA TCAGTCAAGAGAAAGACTCTAAAATTAAGACAGAGACACATGAAGAGGGACCTGGAGACTTGGATAATCTAGATGCTATTCTTGGTGATCTCACTAGTGCTGACTTTTACAATAATTCTATACCCACAAATGGTAGTAATCTGGGAACCAAGCAACAGATGTTTCAAGGAACTAATTCTCTGGGTTTGAGGAGTTCCCCATCTGTGCAGCCCATCCGTCCTCCTTATAACCGAGCAGCATCTCTCGAAAGTCCTGTTACTGTTGGTTCTAGCCCTCCAATAAAGAACACGAATGTTTTCTCCATGTTACCAAAGCAAACCATGTTGGGTGGGAATCCATGAATGATGGATAGTCAGGACAATTATGTCTCAAATATGGGTGGACCAAACAGAAATATGACCATGAATCAGACTCCGTCCTCAGGAGAGTGGGGATTACCAAACTCGAAGACCAGCAGACTAGAATCTATGAGTTCAAATTCCATGGGAAGACCAGCAGCTGATTATAATTTACTCAGGCCTTCTTTGGGGGG TTCAATGCCCCTTCGGTCCAATAGCATCCCAGGTGCAAGACCAATGTTACAGCaccaacagcaacagcagcaccAACAACAACACCAGCAGCaacaccagcagcagcagcaccaccaccaccaccagcagcagcagcaacagcagatGCTTCAAATGTGACCTGGTGAAATTCCCATGGGAATGGGGGTCAGTCCATATGGCCAAGTAGCACCATCTAACCAACCAGGTTCTTGGCCAGACGGCATATTGTCCATGGAGCAAGGCCTTCATGGGACTCAGAACTGACCACTTCTTAGGAATTCATTGGATGACTTGCTTGGCCCACCTTCTAACTTGGAAGGCCAGAATGATGAAAGGGCATTATTAGATCAACTACA TCTTCTGAGCAACACAGATGCTACAAGGTTAGAGGAAATTGACAGAGCTTTGGGCATACCTGAACTTGTAAATCAAGGACAAGCTTTGGAACCCAAACAGGATGTTTTTCAAGGTCAAGATGCAACAGTACTAATGGATCAAAAGGCAGCATTATATGGGCAGATGTACCCAACACAGGGGCCTCCCATGCAAGGAGGCTTTCATCTTCAGGGACAATCGCCGTCTTTTAACTCGATGATGAATCAGATGAACCAGCAAGGCAATTTCCCTCTCCAGGGAATGCACCCTAGGGCTAATATCATGAGACCACAGACCAACACCCCCAAACAACTTAGAATGCAGCTTCAGCAGAGGCTGCAGGGCCAGCAGTTTTTGAATCAGAGCCGTCAGGCCCTTGAGATGAAAATGGAGAACCCCACTGCTGGTGGAGCTGTGGTCATGAGGCCCATTATGCAGCCTCAGGCCAATTTCCAGCAGGGCTTTCTGAATGCTCAGATGGTTGCCCAGCGCAGCAGAGAGTTGATCAATCATCACATCCGACAGCAGAGGGTGGCAGtgatgcagcagcagcagcagcaacaacagcagcagcagcaacagcagcagacGCAGGCCTTCAGCCCACCACCTAATGTGACTGCGTCCCCCAGCATGGATGGGGTTTTGGCGGGACCTGCAATGCCACAAGCTCCACCCCAGCAGTTTCCATATCCACCAAATTTTGGGATGGGACAACAACCAGATCCAGGCTTTGGTCGACTATCGAGTCCTCCCAATGCAATGATGTCATCAAGAATGGGCCCTTCCCAGAACCCTATGATGCAGCATCCTCAGGCAGCACAGATGTATCAGTCCTCAGAAATGAAGGGCTGGCCTTCAGGAAACAGCTCTGTTCACAGCTCCTTCTCCCAGCAGCAGTTTGCCCACCAGGGGACTCCTGCGGCATACGGCATGGTGCATATGAATGGCAGCAACGGGCCCCTGGCACAGATGAACATGAGCTCCATGGCCATGTCCGGCGTGCCTATGCCTCCTGATCAGAAATACTGCTGA